The Puniceicoccales bacterium genome has a segment encoding these proteins:
- the murJ gene encoding murein biosynthesis integral membrane protein MurJ yields MGVLSNIFAISFITFISRVLGLIRDMLVTAELGTSFMHSAYLSAFTLPNLFRRLLGEGALTSALIPVFSDEFHRYGLQSAFVLLNKVITWVALLLIALLGLGMTSISFLSKIEGLELRWYYVFNFSMMLLPYMIFICLTAVFSAVLNVLGKYFLPAMSAIWLNISMIVFLGWFGVTFASSQLMEIRWLIAGVIVGGVIQLIVPMVQLYMIGWRPRISLWISAPLLKITKLFIPGLIGASIMQVNVAISRLLAFELSDEAVAILYLSNRLVELPLGVFVIAAATVIFPDLSKFASNGNHDELAKIFRRGMDMIMAIVMPAAAGLLALRYEILTILFEWGAFGRSDVLSVAPVLGVLALAMPFYAMSTFLTRGFHSIKNTRTPVQISLVNFTVNIVATLVLMKPFGVMGIAWANFLSVVVQTILLYLFLIKAESSFELEGFVYPLFVTFFASGFMYVVVLFCQACVGSAFVAGKLCALMAVAGCVIVGMIAYFIVLNLLGMNRIFDKILTFMMEFLKNCKICK; encoded by the coding sequence GTGGGCGTTCTAAGTAATATATTTGCCATATCATTTATAACTTTTATTTCAAGAGTTTTAGGATTGATACGAGATATGTTGGTGACGGCTGAATTGGGCACAAGCTTTATGCATTCTGCCTATCTTTCGGCATTCACCTTGCCTAATCTTTTCCGGCGATTGCTTGGCGAAGGAGCTTTGACGTCGGCGTTGATACCTGTATTTTCCGATGAATTTCATAGATATGGCTTGCAATCGGCTTTTGTGCTACTCAATAAAGTGATTACCTGGGTGGCGTTGCTGTTGATTGCTTTGCTTGGCCTTGGCATGACGTCCATATCTTTTTTATCTAAAATTGAAGGACTTGAACTACGCTGGTACTATGTCTTCAACTTTTCAATGATGCTATTGCCCTATATGATTTTTATATGTTTGACCGCTGTTTTTTCCGCTGTTTTAAATGTATTGGGCAAATATTTTCTTCCGGCTATGAGTGCTATCTGGTTAAATATAAGCATGATAGTGTTTTTAGGTTGGTTTGGTGTAACCTTTGCTTCGTCCCAACTTATGGAGATCCGTTGGTTGATCGCCGGTGTGATTGTGGGTGGAGTAATTCAGCTGATTGTGCCGATGGTGCAGCTTTATATGATTGGCTGGCGGCCGAGGATTAGCCTTTGGATTAGTGCGCCGTTACTGAAGATTACTAAGCTATTTATACCCGGATTAATTGGAGCATCAATAATGCAGGTAAATGTGGCTATTTCTAGGTTGCTGGCCTTTGAGCTATCCGATGAAGCAGTGGCGATTTTGTATTTATCAAACAGACTTGTTGAGCTTCCGCTGGGCGTATTTGTTATAGCGGCGGCTACGGTGATATTTCCAGATTTGTCCAAGTTTGCATCCAATGGAAATCACGATGAATTGGCGAAGATTTTTCGCCGTGGCATGGATATGATTATGGCAATAGTTATGCCGGCAGCGGCTGGACTTTTGGCTTTGAGGTATGAAATTTTGACGATTTTATTTGAATGGGGAGCCTTTGGTCGAAGTGATGTGTTATCTGTGGCGCCGGTTTTAGGAGTATTGGCATTGGCTATGCCATTTTATGCGATGTCAACATTTTTGACCCGAGGCTTTCACTCTATAAAAAATACCAGGACGCCGGTGCAGATATCTTTGGTTAATTTTACGGTAAATATTGTGGCGACGTTGGTGCTCATGAAGCCGTTTGGTGTGATGGGAATAGCCTGGGCGAATTTTTTATCGGTGGTGGTGCAGACAATTTTGTTGTATCTATTTCTCATTAAGGCTGAATCATCTTTTGAGCTAGAAGGTTTTGTGTATCCATTATTTGTGACATTTTTTGCCAGTGGCTTCATGTATGTGGTTGTTCTTTTTTGTCAGGCCTGTGTTGGTAGTGCATTTGTGGCAGGTAAGCTTTGTGCTCTTATGGCAGTGGCTGGCTGTGTAATTGTTGGGATGATTGCCTATTTCATTGTGCTTAATCTATTGGGGATGAATAGGATTTTCGATAAAATTTTGACTTTTATGATGGAGTTCTTGAAAAATTGCAAAATTTGTAAATGA
- a CDS encoding alpha/beta hydrolase: MNKYTLILAHGFGFDHGYWKNLIHQLDHRNIKYLFFSHDLALDSQEKYVGLGHSLGFATLSNSRINFHAMLGLQCFCNFLGQDEKLRRIRKPQLDEMVRALQHNPKTCLEQFYNSCGYQAKSNNSPELEKLSAELQMLYEKFTPRPIPTLIIGSTKDKIVPKSLIEDNFKNHANVTIKYLNCAGHGLGHEKSDEIIELLTSFIHDQK, encoded by the coding sequence ATGAATAAATACACACTGATTTTAGCCCACGGCTTCGGCTTTGACCATGGCTATTGGAAAAATCTCATCCATCAACTGGACCATAGAAACATAAAATACCTATTCTTCAGCCACGACTTAGCTTTGGATTCACAGGAAAAATATGTCGGGCTGGGCCATTCTCTCGGTTTTGCAACGCTAAGCAATTCAAGGATAAACTTCCATGCCATGTTGGGCCTGCAATGCTTCTGTAACTTCCTTGGCCAGGACGAAAAACTTCGCCGAATCCGAAAGCCACAGCTGGATGAAATGGTCCGAGCCCTCCAGCATAACCCAAAAACTTGCCTGGAACAATTTTACAATTCCTGCGGCTATCAGGCAAAATCAAACAATAGCCCAGAGCTGGAAAAACTATCGGCAGAACTGCAAATGCTATATGAAAAATTCACGCCTAGGCCAATACCCACGCTTATCATCGGCAGCACCAAGGACAAAATCGTCCCTAAATCTCTGATTGAAGATAATTTCAAAAACCATGCCAACGTAACAATAAAGTACCTAAACTGTGCAGGCCATGGCCTCGGCCATGAGAAATCCGACGAAATAATCGAACTTCTAACATCATTTATCCATGACCAGAAATAA
- a CDS encoding peptidyl-prolyl cis-trans isomerase has protein sequence MISSLENLLQKHHKWLFSILLFIVIVSFVFTVGSSPGIGRRKAKPRIFFGYDLNSQKDTKSLLEETRMSAVLNGRFDLLYFGGLQDEALMRAIKIDMANKMNIPVPDKKALDDFVEKYRMFSDKDGKFSPSAYNSIVGSLVKQDDDAEILKHAMENDFRLQFIENAIGGCGFAFEQQAEEQIKIDEAKWSMSLASLKADEIPDSFSDEELMAFFESNKIRYQFPEKLAASYVEFEKDVFRNFMPPATKDVLKNFYMDRKHQFEKFEADKDALKTAIIDEYEKFQLKKLAMKAADDFVYGLYDKGLIYGSESFNNFLKDNKISEKLLPNLDPHEPPSDLDLPKKVFKNLANLDQTKYFSDPYETGNGNAVVLFLKEKIPPSPMAFDEAKSLVRSDYSKKEARIAFDKKCSETFKEIETLIKNGMTFQAAALEKKLEIQDHKDKTLDELHRELSSAKLQQLMKHIAKKNVDKLIKEKEDDNGCNYIYIYDVNMPEVADPKKIADRLAQLEANVGNIFARNFLLELAEDALEKYKNS, from the coding sequence ATGATTTCTTCCTTAGAAAATTTGTTACAAAAACACCATAAGTGGTTATTTTCCATATTATTATTCATCGTCATTGTCAGTTTTGTATTCACTGTGGGATCCTCGCCGGGCATAGGAAGAAGGAAAGCCAAGCCAAGAATTTTTTTCGGCTACGATCTAAATTCTCAAAAAGATACCAAATCGCTGCTGGAAGAAACCAGGATGAGCGCGGTTTTAAATGGTAGATTTGATTTACTGTACTTTGGAGGACTTCAAGATGAAGCACTTATGCGTGCAATAAAAATAGATATGGCCAACAAAATGAACATCCCCGTTCCGGACAAAAAAGCCCTTGATGATTTTGTGGAAAAATACAGGATGTTCAGTGATAAAGATGGCAAATTTAGCCCATCGGCCTACAATTCCATCGTTGGATCGCTGGTAAAGCAGGATGACGATGCAGAAATTCTAAAACACGCAATGGAAAACGATTTTCGTCTGCAGTTCATCGAAAATGCCATCGGCGGTTGTGGCTTTGCCTTCGAACAACAAGCAGAAGAACAAATTAAGATTGATGAAGCCAAATGGTCTATGAGTCTGGCAAGCCTGAAAGCCGACGAGATACCGGACAGTTTTTCCGATGAAGAGTTGATGGCATTTTTTGAGTCAAACAAAATTAGATACCAGTTCCCAGAAAAACTTGCAGCATCCTATGTTGAATTTGAAAAAGATGTCTTTCGGAATTTCATGCCTCCGGCCACAAAAGATGTTTTAAAAAATTTTTACATGGACAGAAAACATCAATTTGAAAAATTTGAAGCTGACAAAGATGCATTGAAAACAGCCATAATCGATGAATATGAGAAATTTCAGCTAAAAAAATTAGCAATGAAAGCCGCCGATGATTTCGTCTATGGCCTCTACGATAAAGGCCTGATCTATGGCAGTGAAAGTTTCAATAACTTCTTGAAAGATAACAAGATAAGTGAAAAACTTCTGCCAAATTTAGATCCCCATGAGCCGCCATCCGATCTAGATTTACCAAAAAAAGTATTCAAAAATCTAGCCAATCTCGACCAAACCAAGTATTTTTCGGACCCCTATGAAACGGGAAACGGCAATGCTGTGGTGTTATTTTTAAAAGAAAAAATTCCCCCAAGTCCCATGGCCTTCGATGAAGCTAAGTCGTTGGTGCGAAGTGACTATTCTAAAAAAGAAGCCCGGATAGCCTTCGATAAAAAATGCTCCGAAACATTTAAAGAAATAGAAACCTTGATCAAAAATGGCATGACTTTTCAAGCCGCTGCATTGGAAAAGAAACTGGAAATCCAAGACCATAAAGACAAAACTTTGGATGAACTCCATCGTGAACTATCATCCGCTAAACTCCAGCAGCTTATGAAACATATAGCAAAGAAAAATGTCGACAAATTGATCAAGGAAAAAGAAGACGATAACGGCTGCAATTACATATATATATATGATGTAAATATGCCAGAAGTTGCTGATCCAAAGAAAATAGCCGATCGCTTAGCTCAGCTGGAAGCCAATGTCGGCAATATCTTCGCTCGCAATTTCCTACTGGAACTCGCCGAAGATGCTCTTGAAAAATATAAAAACTCCTAG
- a CDS encoding methyltransferase domain-containing protein, with amino-acid sequence MTRQSHTMTTRQLSKKKSAIHLVNFIKGLGKINSAMDIGCGTGFVAIELLKNFPNLKLHLCDISQKMLTMAKHKLQDHKVIYTHCDAEIQEFTTTCDLAISNLCVQWFNDFEKFTKKILKTSKYFAFSTLVDGSFLEFSKIFESQGKASPFPKYRTEKELVHFCQSMGKMINMETKIFNLAFPSAKDAAMHFKKIGANFGKSSFDNALVLLSHRVPINLEYKIFFGLMERKIN; translated from the coding sequence TTGACTCGGCAGTCACACACTATGACAACCAGGCAATTGTCCAAAAAAAAATCTGCCATCCACCTAGTTAATTTTATTAAAGGCCTTGGAAAAATCAACTCGGCCATGGACATCGGCTGCGGCACAGGCTTTGTCGCCATAGAATTACTAAAAAATTTTCCAAATCTAAAATTACATCTCTGCGACATCTCTCAAAAAATGCTGACCATGGCTAAACATAAGCTACAGGACCATAAGGTGATATACACCCATTGCGACGCTGAAATTCAGGAATTTACCACCACCTGTGATCTGGCCATTTCAAATCTCTGCGTCCAATGGTTCAATGATTTCGAAAAATTCACAAAAAAAATACTTAAAACCTCAAAATATTTTGCCTTTTCTACCCTAGTCGACGGAAGCTTTCTTGAATTTTCCAAAATATTCGAAAGCCAGGGCAAAGCTTCGCCATTTCCTAAATATAGAACCGAAAAAGAGCTCGTCCATTTTTGTCAATCCATGGGCAAAATGATAAATATGGAAACTAAAATTTTCAACCTAGCCTTCCCTTCGGCCAAAGACGCCGCCATGCATTTCAAAAAAATAGGGGCAAACTTTGGCAAAAGTAGCTTTGATAATGCGCTTGTACTGCTTAGCCATCGCGTTCCCATCAACTTAGAATACAAAATATTTTTCGGACTAATGGAAAGAAAAATTAACTAA